From a region of the Paracoccus sp. TOH genome:
- a CDS encoding ABC transporter permease, which produces MTSFIGKRALASGISLVGLVILVFFLSRLTGDPTNLYLPLDASIEAREQFRELHGFNDQLAVQFGRYVLDLAQGDFGESLQQARPAMEVVLQAFGWTLRLAVITMTCVTVAAIVIGSLAAFRVGGVFDRIATFFSLIGASAPDFWLAIVAIVIFAVNLHWLPTSGTGTPWHWVLPVAVLFVRPFGLILQVVRGAMITVLSSAYVKTARAKGVRSRPIIFVHGLRNAMLPVITVIGDQAAAILNGAVVIETIFGFPGIGKLMIDSILLRDFSVVLASIMVSAVAIFIMNLLIDIAYAMLDPRIRY; this is translated from the coding sequence ATGACCAGCTTCATCGGGAAACGGGCGCTTGCCAGCGGCATATCGCTGGTCGGCCTTGTCATCCTAGTCTTTTTCCTGTCCCGGCTGACCGGCGACCCCACCAACCTGTACCTGCCCTTGGATGCCTCGATCGAGGCGCGCGAGCAGTTCCGCGAGCTGCACGGCTTCAACGACCAGCTGGCCGTGCAGTTCGGCCGCTATGTGCTGGATCTGGCGCAGGGCGATTTCGGGGAATCGCTGCAGCAGGCCCGCCCGGCGATGGAGGTGGTGCTGCAAGCCTTCGGCTGGACGCTGCGGCTGGCGGTCATCACCATGACCTGCGTGACGGTCGCCGCCATCGTCATCGGCTCGCTGGCGGCCTTCAGGGTCGGCGGCGTCTTCGACCGCATCGCCACCTTCTTTTCGCTGATCGGCGCCTCGGCCCCGGATTTCTGGCTGGCCATCGTCGCCATCGTCATCTTCGCGGTGAACCTGCACTGGCTGCCGACCTCGGGCACCGGGACGCCCTGGCACTGGGTGCTGCCGGTGGCGGTCTTGTTCGTGCGGCCCTTCGGCCTGATCCTGCAGGTGGTGCGCGGCGCGATGATCACGGTGCTGTCCTCGGCCTATGTCAAGACGGCGCGGGCCAAGGGGGTGCGCAGCCGGCCGATCATCTTCGTGCACGGGCTGCGCAACGCCATGCTGCCGGTCATCACCGTGATCGGCGACCAGGCGGCGGCGATCCTGAACGGCGCCGTGGTGATCGAGACGATCTTCGGCTTTCCCGGCATCGGCAAGCTGATGATCGACTCGATCCTGCTGCGCGACTTCTCGGTGGTGCTGGCCTCGATCATGGTCTCGGCGGTCGCCATCTTCATCATGAACCTGTTGATCGACATCGCCTATGCCATGCTCGATCCCCGCATCCGGTATTGA
- a CDS encoding DMT family transporter, with translation MTGRSGLLAAGLMLAAAVLAGLDAVIVRLLAGEVHPLVIGFFRALFGLAAVLPWIRRVDLRASPWRWMHVLRAGLKLAALVAVFVAFAHAPLADAMALTFTMPLLVTLGAWVFLGESIGRARLLGALAGFGGVLIVVRPGAGFDPWLLFAFAGAVLTAAIQLMLRHMTHADTTQRLVAWNLIAMVPLGLLAAAAVWTTPSPAQLGLLALQGALGALNMTLITRAFALADVSFLAPLDFLRLPAVAILAWLVFAEVAPGSTWIGAGIIVAASLISLQAGKRQKNSSQERQRY, from the coding sequence ATGACCGGCCGCTCGGGGCTGCTCGCCGCCGGGCTGATGCTGGCCGCGGCGGTGCTGGCCGGGCTGGATGCGGTGATCGTGCGGCTGCTGGCCGGCGAGGTGCATCCGCTGGTCATCGGCTTCTTCCGCGCCCTGTTCGGGCTGGCGGCGGTGCTGCCCTGGATCCGGCGCGTCGATCTGCGCGCCTCGCCCTGGCGGTGGATGCATGTGCTGCGCGCCGGGCTGAAACTGGCCGCGCTGGTCGCGGTCTTCGTGGCCTTCGCCCATGCGCCGCTGGCCGATGCGATGGCGCTGACCTTCACCATGCCGCTGCTGGTCACGCTGGGTGCCTGGGTCTTTCTGGGCGAGAGCATCGGCCGCGCGCGCCTGCTGGGCGCCCTGGCCGGTTTCGGCGGCGTGCTGATCGTCGTGCGCCCCGGCGCCGGCTTCGATCCCTGGCTGCTGTTCGCCTTCGCGGGCGCGGTGCTGACGGCGGCGATCCAGCTGATGCTGCGCCACATGACCCATGCCGACACCACCCAGCGGCTGGTGGCCTGGAACCTGATCGCCATGGTGCCGCTGGGGCTGCTGGCCGCGGCGGCGGTCTGGACGACACCCAGCCCGGCGCAGCTTGGGCTACTGGCCCTGCAGGGCGCGCTGGGGGCGCTGAACATGACGCTGATCACCCGGGCCTTCGCGCTGGCCGATGTCTCGTTCCTGGCACCGCTGGACTTCCTGCGCCTGCCGGCGGTGGCGATCCTGGCCTGGCTGGTCTTTGCCGAGGTCGCGCCCGGTTCGACCTGGATCGGCGCCGGGATCATCGTCGCCGCCAGCCTGATTTCGCTGCAGGCCGGCAAGCGGCAAAAAAATTCTTCCCAAGAGCGTCAGAGATACTAA